From one Kiritimatiellia bacterium genomic stretch:
- a CDS encoding UvrD-helicase domain-containing protein, producing the protein MNILFRASAGTGKTWQVSSLYTALVLGQPCEAMKAPDRPARRAGRPEPIPPDRIVLMTFTDNAAAELRLRVTARVLDARQKAAEQNRPAEAELAARVLRSLPGAPICTIHSFCADRLRERALQAGLSPAFGILDEESAGALLDEAAREALLERLNRSSAHHDADFAAFCRGMRVLGAVSGTAVLAAAQALLHQAAGKGLDLAAAESWLPPPHQAVTPGDFASICEGLRKARAERGSLPPVAEQFFQSLERNLKIFPIIGKNPENFSNDWKEEALEDFAAALGRDHPRMFTGKGLEDLAARLKAALTSVRNTAAYKRHAGAIRAFARYAAAVAASYAARKRALRGVDFDDLLIQARDLLAADRAAARRYDYILVDEAQDTSRIQCEILRRLWDPALNHLVLCGDTKQSIYTWRHADPRIMPDLEAAQRATKSFRSIALRTSFRSKDVILDAINPLFAGVYGEAYTEEDRLAPAPERGAGTRALGEGPGFELIEPAGEAEGSDREARARAEMNAVAERLRLLVDGPDAWRPKFRFQEGPDRFEPVSGGNRFRYADILVLLRSTTRQPLLEQALHRHGIPYRVGGRGRGLFARQEATDLLLLLKVLIHPCDTLALLGFLRSPWAALSDETLLQLGWTPKGFDEPAFRARVLDGRNAADLPELPGGAEELGRLAAARELIRKYAGQADRRPLAAIARDAIRETGFDAVLAATFRGEQRLANLDKLLAWLEQAGRTRLASETAAEMERLVGEPPDQAEAALLDPDQNVVTLMTIHGAKGLTAGVVVVPELGSPPRGGTSWALLADGPDERTGALHIRSEIVDGSEIRTPGYDAACKRVKTVRDEEAKNLFYVALTRARDLVILTGAPSSKGRSKWLADLHVYLGEAPDLLLRRTYPEVSRALREAGLAARTAGRARPWPKNLPAPAGLFGSVEAACTPRAGPLPVLRYPATLLSAYRHDPAAFRPAPAAEREDDDDAAAFGTAGHEALEQAALSGWPAGAKNLFDGPAAAALGDTAKQDLRQRTERAARHLAGEARGWDLAAEWPFAIRLEHGGVTLIVDGTADLVLARGARRRVVDYKFSDEPPAALAARYGLQLNLYRLAVARRDGLPAEAVEASVLALRRDGLEVVDIPYEAGAAAQAVETAQALYAQEQGSAIDA; encoded by the coding sequence ATGAACATCCTGTTTCGAGCCTCCGCCGGCACGGGAAAAACATGGCAGGTCTCCAGCCTCTACACGGCGCTCGTCCTGGGCCAGCCGTGCGAGGCCATGAAGGCCCCCGACCGGCCGGCGCGGCGCGCCGGCCGGCCCGAGCCCATCCCCCCGGACCGGATTGTCCTGATGACCTTCACCGACAACGCCGCCGCGGAGCTGCGCCTCCGCGTGACGGCCCGCGTGCTCGACGCACGGCAGAAGGCGGCCGAACAGAACCGGCCGGCCGAGGCCGAACTCGCCGCCCGCGTCCTGCGCTCGCTGCCCGGTGCGCCCATCTGCACCATCCACTCCTTCTGCGCCGACCGCCTCCGCGAACGCGCACTCCAGGCCGGGCTCTCGCCCGCCTTCGGCATCCTGGACGAGGAATCCGCCGGAGCCCTGCTGGACGAGGCCGCCCGCGAGGCGCTGCTCGAGCGGCTCAACCGGTCGTCCGCTCACCATGACGCGGACTTCGCGGCCTTCTGCCGCGGCATGCGCGTCCTCGGCGCCGTAAGCGGTACAGCCGTGCTCGCCGCGGCCCAGGCGCTCCTGCACCAGGCCGCCGGCAAAGGGCTCGATCTCGCCGCCGCAGAATCCTGGCTGCCCCCGCCCCACCAGGCCGTCACGCCGGGCGATTTTGCGAGCATCTGTGAGGGCCTGCGCAAGGCCCGGGCGGAGCGGGGCAGCCTGCCGCCCGTCGCCGAGCAGTTTTTCCAATCATTGGAAAGAAATCTGAAGATTTTTCCAATCATTGGAAAAAATCCGGAAAATTTTTCCAATGATTGGAAAGAGGAGGCTCTCGAGGATTTCGCCGCCGCCCTGGGCCGGGATCATCCCAGGATGTTTACCGGCAAGGGCCTGGAAGACCTCGCCGCCCGGCTTAAGGCGGCCCTGACCTCCGTGCGGAACACGGCGGCATACAAGCGGCATGCCGGGGCGATCCGGGCCTTCGCCCGCTATGCCGCGGCCGTGGCGGCGTCCTACGCCGCGCGCAAGCGCGCCCTGCGGGGCGTGGATTTCGACGACCTGCTCATCCAGGCGCGGGATCTGCTGGCGGCGGACCGCGCCGCCGCCCGGCGCTACGACTATATCCTTGTCGACGAGGCGCAGGACACGTCGCGCATCCAGTGCGAAATCCTGCGCCGCCTCTGGGACCCTGCGCTCAACCACCTGGTCCTGTGCGGCGACACCAAACAGTCCATCTATACCTGGCGCCACGCCGACCCGCGGATCATGCCGGACCTGGAGGCCGCGCAGCGCGCGACGAAGTCGTTCCGCTCCATCGCCCTGCGCACGAGCTTCCGCAGCAAGGACGTGATTCTCGACGCGATCAACCCGCTGTTCGCCGGCGTCTACGGAGAGGCCTACACGGAGGAGGACCGGCTGGCCCCGGCGCCGGAGCGCGGCGCCGGAACCCGGGCCCTCGGCGAAGGGCCCGGCTTCGAGCTCATCGAGCCGGCCGGGGAGGCGGAAGGATCGGACCGCGAGGCGCGCGCGCGCGCCGAGATGAACGCCGTCGCGGAGCGTCTGCGCCTGCTCGTGGACGGGCCGGACGCCTGGCGGCCGAAGTTCCGCTTCCAGGAAGGTCCGGACCGCTTCGAGCCGGTCAGCGGAGGGAACCGTTTCCGCTACGCCGACATCCTGGTCCTCCTGCGCAGCACCACGCGCCAGCCGCTGCTCGAGCAGGCGCTGCACCGCCACGGCATCCCCTACCGCGTCGGCGGGCGCGGCCGCGGTCTTTTCGCCCGGCAGGAAGCGACGGACCTCCTGCTGCTGCTCAAGGTCCTGATCCATCCGTGCGACACGCTGGCGCTGCTGGGATTCCTGCGCTCGCCCTGGGCGGCGCTGTCCGACGAAACCCTGCTGCAACTGGGCTGGACGCCGAAGGGTTTCGACGAACCCGCTTTCCGCGCGCGGGTTCTCGACGGCCGCAACGCGGCGGACCTGCCGGAGTTGCCCGGGGGCGCGGAAGAACTCGGGCGCCTGGCGGCTGCGCGCGAGCTGATCCGGAAATACGCCGGGCAGGCGGACCGGCGTCCCCTGGCGGCCATCGCCCGCGACGCGATCCGGGAGACCGGCTTCGACGCCGTTCTCGCGGCCACCTTCCGCGGCGAGCAGCGCCTGGCCAACCTCGACAAGCTGCTGGCCTGGCTCGAGCAGGCCGGGCGAACCCGGCTGGCGTCGGAAACCGCCGCCGAGATGGAGCGCCTCGTCGGCGAACCGCCCGATCAGGCCGAGGCCGCCCTGCTCGACCCGGACCAGAACGTCGTCACGCTGATGACGATTCACGGGGCCAAGGGGCTGACCGCCGGCGTGGTCGTGGTGCCCGAACTGGGCTCGCCGCCCCGGGGCGGAACCTCGTGGGCGCTGCTGGCGGACGGGCCCGACGAGCGCACGGGCGCGCTGCACATCAGGAGCGAGATCGTGGACGGCTCCGAAATCCGCACGCCCGGTTACGACGCGGCGTGCAAGCGGGTCAAGACGGTCCGCGACGAGGAGGCCAAGAATCTTTTCTACGTGGCCCTGACGCGCGCGCGCGACCTGGTGATCCTCACCGGCGCCCCCAGCTCCAAAGGCCGCTCCAAGTGGCTGGCCGACCTGCACGTCTACCTGGGCGAGGCGCCGGACCTGTTGCTCCGGCGCACGTATCCGGAGGTCAGCCGGGCCCTCCGCGAAGCGGGCCTCGCGGCCCGGACGGCCGGCCGCGCGCGGCCGTGGCCGAAGAACCTGCCGGCCCCGGCGGGGCTGTTTGGCTCCGTGGAGGCCGCCTGCACACCCCGCGCCGGGCCCCTTCCGGTGCTAAGGTACCCGGCGACCCTTCTCTCGGCCTACCGGCACGACCCGGCCGCCTTCCGCCCGGCGCCGGCGGCGGAGCGCGAGGACGACGACGATGCCGCGGCGTTCGGCACGGCGGGGCACGAGGCCCTCGAGCAAGCCGCCCTTTCCGGCTGGCCGGCCGGCGCAAAGAACCTGTTCGACGGGCCCGCCGCCGCGGCGCTGGGCGATACCGCGAAGCAGGATCTTCGGCAGCGCACCGAGCGTGCCGCGCGCCATCTGGCCGGCGAGGCCCGGGGCTGGGACCTGGCCGCCGAATGGCCGTTTGCCATCCGGTTGGAGCACGGCGGCGTCACGCTCATCGTGGACGGCACGGCGGACCTCGTGCTGGCGCGAGGCGCCCGGCGCCGGGTGGTGGACTACAAGTTCAGCGACGAGCCGCCCGCCGCGCTAGCGGCCCGGTACGGGCTTCAATTGAACCTGTATCGCCTCGCGGTCGCGCGGCGCGACGGGCTCCCGGCGGAGGCGGTCGAAGCCTCCGTGCTGGCGCTGCGGCGCGACGGGCTGGAGGTCGTGGACATCCCGTACGAGGCCGGCGCCGCGGCGCAAGCGGTCGAAACCGCGCAGGCATTATACGCGCAGGAGCAAGGGTCCGCGATCGACGCCTGA
- a CDS encoding adenosine deaminase family protein → MHISEEFIRRIPKTDLHLHLDGSLRIPTLIELAKRNGVKLPSYEEAGLKELVFKENYADLPEYLQGFAYTVAVLQNAENLERVACELAEDNLAEGVRYIEVRYAPQLHCRPGFTLPQIVRAVCAGLDRAKKAHNSRPEVQRGEDLPFEYGLIACAMRSFNEHMSPYYAQLLNVMSYAPRKEVFATASLELVRAAVDLAHHEGLPVVGFDLAGEEAGYPAVAHRQAYQFAHSHFLKKTVHAGEAYGPESIFQAITECHANRIGHGTFLFAADMIRDPDIEDAEAYVRHLADYIASQRITLEVCLTSNLQTTPSIEAVGEHPLRKMIEHGLSVCLNTDNRLVSNTTMTRELKLAADHIPMTRHQFRNLVIAGFKGSFFPGSYSAKRAYVRQVIRRYEALEKEFLGAPGA, encoded by the coding sequence ATGCACATCAGCGAGGAGTTCATCCGCCGCATCCCGAAGACCGACCTGCACCTGCACCTGGACGGGTCGCTGCGCATCCCGACGCTGATCGAGTTGGCGAAGAGGAACGGCGTGAAGCTGCCCTCCTACGAGGAGGCCGGGCTCAAGGAGCTGGTGTTCAAGGAAAACTACGCGGACCTGCCCGAGTACCTCCAGGGCTTCGCGTACACCGTGGCCGTCCTGCAGAACGCCGAGAACCTCGAACGCGTGGCCTGCGAGCTGGCCGAGGACAACCTGGCCGAGGGCGTGCGCTACATCGAGGTCCGCTATGCCCCGCAGCTTCACTGCCGGCCCGGGTTCACCCTCCCGCAAATTGTCCGGGCCGTGTGCGCCGGGCTCGACCGCGCGAAGAAGGCGCATAACAGCCGGCCCGAGGTGCAACGCGGGGAGGACCTCCCGTTCGAGTACGGCCTGATCGCCTGCGCGATGCGGTCGTTCAACGAGCACATGTCGCCCTACTACGCGCAACTCCTCAACGTCATGTCCTACGCGCCGCGCAAGGAAGTCTTCGCCACGGCGTCGCTCGAACTGGTCCGGGCGGCGGTCGATCTCGCCCACCACGAGGGCCTTCCCGTGGTCGGGTTCGACCTGGCCGGCGAGGAGGCAGGGTACCCGGCGGTCGCCCACCGGCAGGCCTACCAGTTCGCGCACAGCCACTTTCTCAAGAAGACCGTGCACGCGGGCGAGGCCTACGGCCCGGAGTCCATCTTCCAGGCCATCACGGAATGCCACGCCAACCGCATCGGGCACGGCACGTTCCTGTTCGCCGCGGACATGATCCGCGACCCCGACATCGAGGACGCCGAGGCGTACGTGCGCCACCTGGCGGACTACATCGCGAGCCAGCGCATCACGCTGGAGGTCTGCCTCACGAGCAACCTCCAGACCACGCCGTCCATCGAGGCCGTGGGCGAGCACCCGCTGCGCAAGATGATCGAGCACGGCCTGTCGGTCTGCCTCAACACGGACAACCGCCTCGTCTCGAACACGACGATGACCCGCGAACTCAAACTCGCCGCGGACCACATCCCCATGACGCGCCACCAGTTCCGCAACCTGGTGATCGCGGGGTTCAAGGGCAGCTTCTTCCCCGGCAGCTACAGCGCCAAGCGGGCCTATGTCCGCCAGGTCATCCGCCGCTACGAGGCGCTGGAGAAGGAATTCCTCGGGGCGCCCGGCGCCTGA
- a CDS encoding NCS2 family permease translates to MMIARFFRLSENRTTVRTEVVAGLTTFLTMAYIIFVQPAVLSGAMFGFSTGLDFGAVTFATCIAAALATAIMALYARYPIAQAPGMGENFFFVFSVLPAAAAAGFARPWQVGLGVVLISGILFVGLSLVGFRESLVDAISPSMKNGIAVGIGLFIAFIGLQNTGLIVTAASIIPGDPPVLAPATLVRLNTRFASPDILVFFFGLVLTAVLHTRRVRGSILWGLLGAAAVSVAARLLLPRLAPGLWALPEVQTSRLATLLRLPDSGVPAWQWLVSRPPSPAPAAFKMDLAGAVSLAMWPFILIFLFMDVFDTIGTLVGVCEQANFMVDNKLPRANRALLSDAAGTVIGACLGTSTVTSFIESAAGVEQGGRTGLTSLTTALLFLLALFFSPLIALVGSYPPITAPALVVVGAMMMQNVRKIDWADYSEAIPAFLTLLGIPLSYSIADGLALGFISYPVVKFLAGRGRDVRWLMYALAVVLALYFVFVRARL, encoded by the coding sequence ATGATGATAGCCCGCTTTTTCCGGCTTTCAGAGAACAGGACGACGGTCCGGACCGAGGTGGTCGCCGGGCTCACGACGTTCCTGACCATGGCCTACATCATCTTCGTGCAGCCGGCGGTCCTCTCCGGCGCGATGTTCGGGTTCAGCACGGGCCTGGATTTCGGCGCGGTCACCTTCGCCACCTGCATCGCCGCGGCGCTGGCCACTGCGATCATGGCCCTGTATGCCCGCTACCCGATCGCCCAGGCGCCCGGCATGGGCGAGAATTTCTTCTTTGTCTTCTCCGTCCTGCCCGCGGCCGCGGCGGCCGGCTTCGCCCGCCCCTGGCAGGTCGGTTTGGGCGTCGTGCTGATCTCGGGTATCCTGTTCGTGGGGCTTTCGCTGGTCGGCTTCCGCGAGTCGCTGGTGGACGCCATCAGCCCGAGCATGAAGAACGGCATCGCGGTCGGCATCGGGCTGTTCATCGCGTTCATCGGCCTGCAGAACACCGGCCTCATCGTCACCGCGGCGTCCATTATTCCCGGCGACCCGCCGGTCCTCGCGCCCGCGACGCTGGTGAGGCTGAACACGCGTTTCGCCTCGCCGGACATCCTGGTCTTCTTCTTCGGGTTGGTCCTGACGGCCGTCCTCCACACGCGCCGGGTGCGCGGCTCGATCCTGTGGGGCCTCCTTGGCGCGGCGGCGGTCTCGGTGGCGGCGCGGCTCCTGCTGCCGCGCCTGGCCCCCGGGCTCTGGGCCCTGCCGGAGGTGCAGACCTCCCGGCTCGCCACGCTGCTGCGCCTGCCGGACAGCGGCGTGCCGGCCTGGCAGTGGTTGGTCTCGAGGCCGCCCTCTCCCGCGCCCGCGGCGTTCAAGATGGACCTGGCCGGGGCGGTTTCGCTCGCCATGTGGCCGTTCATTCTCATCTTCCTGTTCATGGACGTCTTCGACACGATCGGCACGCTGGTCGGCGTGTGCGAGCAGGCGAATTTCATGGTGGACAACAAGCTCCCGCGCGCGAACCGCGCCCTGCTCTCCGACGCGGCGGGCACGGTGATCGGCGCGTGCCTGGGCACGAGCACGGTCACGAGTTTCATCGAGAGCGCCGCCGGCGTGGAACAGGGCGGCCGCACCGGGCTGACCAGCCTGACCACGGCCCTGCTGTTCCTGCTGGCCCTCTTCTTCAGCCCGCTGATCGCGCTGGTCGGCAGCTACCCGCCCATCACTGCGCCCGCGCTGGTCGTCGTCGGCGCGATGATGATGCAGAACGTCCGCAAGATCGACTGGGCCGACTACAGCGAGGCCATCCCGGCGTTCCTGACGCTGCTGGGCATCCCGTTGAGCTACTCCATCGCCGACGGCCTCGCCCTCGGGTTCATCAGCTACCCGGTGGTGAAATTCCTGGCCGGCCGCGGCCGGGACGTGCGCTGGCTGATGTACGCGCTCGCGGTCGTCCTCGCCCTCTACTTCGTTTTCGTCCGGGCCCGGCTGTAG
- a CDS encoding ArgE/DapE family deacylase: MAAADTVELLKQLIAIPSVNPEHTADARVAGEERLACFLAGYLEEQGFAVSWQDRDTGRPNLLASFGPEDASATLLFEAHMDTVGVEGMADPFRARVENGRVHGRGACDCKGPMAAGLAALTPANLDALAGKGYRVLYAAVMGEETGNAGAIRLAQQGLRADRAIVLEPTELAIVHAHKGALWFDVEVRGLSAHGSNPERGVNAILGMARLLERIQQRHELDRARLTHERLGPPTLSVGQIRGGIAVNVVPEHCVARLDRRTLPEEKSADILAGVQAELDGLVREGLLLGGEVKVIKDNPPFHTDEDSELVRALDRACRKAGAPGRHAGTGWYSDAGPLSTGCPEVVVFGPGSIGQAHTADEYIELESLRAGVAALAELCRELPPAGAGRKAE; encoded by the coding sequence ATGGCGGCGGCGGATACGGTCGAACTGCTCAAACAACTGATCGCGATTCCCAGCGTGAATCCCGAGCACACGGCGGACGCGCGGGTCGCCGGCGAGGAGCGCCTGGCGTGCTTTCTCGCCGGCTACCTGGAGGAGCAGGGCTTCGCGGTGTCCTGGCAGGACCGGGACACCGGGCGGCCCAACCTGCTGGCCTCGTTCGGGCCGGAGGACGCCTCCGCCACGCTCCTGTTCGAGGCGCACATGGACACGGTGGGCGTGGAGGGCATGGCCGACCCGTTCCGGGCCCGGGTCGAGAATGGCCGCGTGCACGGCCGCGGCGCCTGCGATTGCAAGGGGCCCATGGCCGCGGGCCTGGCCGCCCTGACCCCGGCGAACCTCGACGCGCTGGCCGGCAAGGGTTACCGCGTCCTGTACGCCGCCGTGATGGGCGAGGAGACCGGCAACGCGGGGGCGATCCGGCTGGCGCAGCAGGGCCTGCGCGCGGATCGCGCGATCGTCCTCGAACCGACGGAACTCGCCATCGTCCATGCGCACAAGGGCGCCCTGTGGTTCGACGTCGAAGTGAGAGGCCTTTCCGCCCACGGCTCGAATCCCGAGCGGGGCGTGAACGCGATCCTCGGCATGGCGCGCCTGCTGGAGAGAATCCAACAGCGTCATGAGTTGGACCGGGCGCGGCTGACCCACGAGCGGCTCGGTCCGCCCACGCTGTCCGTCGGGCAGATCCGCGGAGGGATCGCGGTGAACGTGGTGCCGGAGCACTGCGTCGCGCGCCTGGATCGCCGGACGTTGCCGGAGGAAAAGAGCGCCGACATCCTGGCCGGCGTCCAGGCCGAGTTGGACGGGCTGGTTCGGGAGGGGCTGCTGCTGGGCGGCGAGGTGAAGGTCATCAAGGACAACCCGCCGTTTCACACGGACGAGGACTCGGAGCTGGTGCGCGCGCTGGACCGCGCCTGCCGGAAGGCCGGCGCGCCGGGCCGGCACGCCGGCACGGGCTGGTACAGCGACGCCGGGCCGCTTTCCACGGGCTGCCCGGAAGTGGTAGTCTTCGGGCCGGGCAGCATCGGCCAGGCGCACACGGCCGACGAGTACATCGAGCTGGAAAGCCTGCGGGCGGGCGTGGCGGCGCTGGCGGAGTTGTGCCGCGAGTTGCCGCCGGCGGGTGCGGGGCGAAAGGCGGAGTGA